From Gemmatimonadota bacterium:
AGTTTTCCATGGCATCAGAGGCCGTTGAAAAATTGATTTCCGCTTTGAATCGGTTGCCCGGGGTCGGCGCTAAAACAGCACGGCGTCTCGCGCTGGAGATGTTGACATGGGATACGGATGAGGTGCGCGAACTCGCCGATTTGATGGTGGATGTCAAGACCCGTGTGCGGCGGTGCTCAATTTGTTTTAATTTGACCGAGGCTGAGCCGTGTTCTGTGTGCAGCGATACGCGTCGAGATCGTTCCAGTGTGATGGTGATTGATTTTATCGGCGATCTGCTGGCATTTGAGCGCACCGGGCTTTATCGAGGGCTTTATCACGTACTGGACGGGCGTATTTCGCCCCTGGATGGTATTGGTCCAGAAGATTTGAATATTGCCCAATTGCTCCAACGCTTGCGCCAGGGGGAAATTCGAGAAGTCATTCTCGCCAATGGTCCAACCGTAGAGGGCGATGCCACAGCACAATATCTGTCTCAGTGTTTGGCTCCATTTGAAGTATCTGTCACACAAATTGCACGCGGGTTGCCAGTGGGCAGTGATCTCGCCCTGGCCGATCAGGTGACACTGTCTCGCGCGCTGGAAGGCCGTCGGGAGTATTAGATGCCCCAGGTAAATACCATAGAATCGAACCGGATGACAATGCCTGAGCCGCAGACCCCAAATCGGTTGTGGACAGTGCCAAATGTCTTAACGGTGTCACGTCTGCTGCTTACGCCAGTGTTTTTGCTGTTGATTTTTGCCGCCAACTGGTATTTCAAAATCCTCGCGTTGCTCGTCTTTGCTGTGGCCTCGTTGACTGATTTCTACGATGGGCGCATTGCGAGGCGCGATGGTACAGTGACGAACTTTGGTCGCTTTATGGATCCGCTGGCCGATAAGTTGCTGGTATCTTCGGCGTTGATTGCATTTGCGCGTTTGGGCATGGTTGAAGCATGGCTTATCGGGGCGATGCTCGTGCGCGATGTCGTGATTACGGGATTGCGCATTTTTGCGATTCGACGGGGCAAACCCGTGGTGACCTCCCAACTTGCAAAGTGGAAAACCATGCTGCAATTGGTGCTTGTTTTTGGCATTTTGATCTTTATCAATGTGCGCGTGGTCGAAGCTGAATTGGCCGCCCAACCAATTGTGCTCGTAGGCGATATTTCTTATTGGGTTTTAAATGTCCTGGTGGCTGTTGTGACCCTCGTTGCTGTTGTTTCAGGCGTTCGGTATTTAATTGAAAATCGCAA
This genomic window contains:
- the recR gene encoding recombination mediator RecR, encoding MASEAVEKLISALNRLPGVGAKTARRLALEMLTWDTDEVRELADLMVDVKTRVRRCSICFNLTEAEPCSVCSDTRRDRSSVMVIDFIGDLLAFERTGLYRGLYHVLDGRISPLDGIGPEDLNIAQLLQRLRQGEIREVILANGPTVEGDATAQYLSQCLAPFEVSVTQIARGLPVGSDLALADQVTLSRALEGRREY
- the pgsA gene encoding CDP-diacylglycerol--glycerol-3-phosphate 3-phosphatidyltransferase, producing MPQVNTIESNRMTMPEPQTPNRLWTVPNVLTVSRLLLTPVFLLLIFAANWYFKILALLVFAVASLTDFYDGRIARRDGTVTNFGRFMDPLADKLLVSSALIAFARLGMVEAWLIGAMLVRDVVITGLRIFAIRRGKPVVTSQLAKWKTMLQLVLVFGILIFINVRVVEAELAAQPIVLVGDISYWVLNVLVAVVTLVAVVSGVRYLIENRKTF